DNA sequence from the Vicugna pacos chromosome 27, VicPac4, whole genome shotgun sequence genome:
GCCGATGTCATGCCCAGCAACTAACCAAGACCAGAGTGTAGGGTACAGGAAAGAGAGGTCATGTCAGATTAGATGGGCCCAAGAGGAAAGTCCAGaagtaacaaaacaaaagaaaacaagtacAATATTCAAAACTGTATCCAAGGTGAAGAATCTGGAGAGGCCGGTACTGACCGGCCCTCTCACAcaggctcctgggagatggggacAGTGCTGTATGGGAGGGTCCTGCAGTGCTCGACACTGGCACGTTACAGACAGCTGAGGCTTGTCAGCAACCAAGTAATAACTCTAATGCGCTAAAGACAACTCCcccttgaattaaaaaatacatgtcaAAAATATAACCAGATTAGATGAGGCTGTTTGTCAAAGGGTGGTCCACAAACCACgtccatcagaatcacctgagacACCGAAAGGCACATTTCCAAATCGCACCCCAGACCTACAAGGCCAGAATGGGGAAGAGGACAAAGGAAGGAAGCACGAGGAATCTGCATTTCTACTGAGATCTCAGGAGATGCACAGAAGTTTAAGGCCTCTGCTATAAAGTATCCATAACTAGACGCACTAGGAAGGGAAAGAGCCTGCTTCTTTTCTACTCCTGACTTTCCATGCTTTCCACTGTTTCCTTATTTCCTAAAGATCTGTGTTCCTATGCGCATTCTCTTACCAATCAGCCATTTTTCCTAGTTCTAAGACATTATTTAGAAGATTCCTTCCCATTCGCCTGTGCACAGCCCACCCCAAACTAAAATACAACAGCTTTTCCTATACTAGAATTAACCTACTATgttgtatatataaaatcaacTCTCATTTAAACAAATGCCCAACCAATTTGGTAACCAATGAATGACACCCTTTTTAATTCAAGTCTATTTGGATCTAGAAATTCAACATTACTAAACAATATTACTTAGAGAAGATAAAGCAAATCTGATCTCTATTCTCTGAAAATACCTTGCCTACTTGAGTAGTTTCTTTCAAGGTCATGTTGTAAGAGTCGACCAGGGAATGATGGTGTTTCTTTACTTAGCTTGAAttcaacctaaaaaaaaattatttaagaaaaaaaatttggagaAGATTTAACAATAAATAGTGAATGTAACTATAAAGTGACATAcaataattgatatataacatagatgaacctcgaaaacattgtgctaagtgaaaaaagccagacacaagatgtcacatattgtatgattccatttatgaaaTACTGAGGACAGgaaaatctacagagacagaaggcagatttGTGGCTTCCAGGAGGGTGGGGAAGACGGAACGAGGAGCTACTGCTTAATGGGTACTGGGACTCCCTTCCGGGTGATGTAAAGTTCTGGAACTAGACAGTAGTAATGGTTACACAACGTTGTGAATGAacgtatttaataccactgatctgtacaatttaaaatgattaaaatgataaattttatgttatgtgtattttaccacacacacacacacacacaaatcagagTGAAATTCATGAGGTCAGATGAAACCATGCTCCAGTCTGAGGCATTTCCAATTCCTCTATACCCTCAGCACAATTCAATGATTTAAAACAGTCATTTTTTCAAAAGCCAAAGcaaaaaaatacattagaaactaaattctgttgaaaaaaatcacaatgcttTTATCACTAGAATTTCTTTAAGAGTCCAGTTATAACATAATAAAATTGTATTCAAACCTTCGATTTAAACCTTCGAAGATGGGTTttctctaaatttattttaaattatttgataggaggactgagaaaacaaaaccaacgACCTCTTATGATCAgctacaaaaaaaccccacaaaacctaAACACGTATCTTAAAACAATTTTGATGCTTCTGATTCACCCATACTGTAAAAATTATAATAGCATTTGTATTATATCCTTATGAATTATATGAACTAAAGGTAAATTCTCAGGATGTATGTCCCCATATGAGGAAACGAATGGTTTGGGAAGAATGTGGACAAGGCACACAGTTCCTAGAAGCACATAATGTATAAGAGTAGAACAGGATTTGTCCAGTGAAATCAATCAGCAAAGCTTTGGAGGGACTCCATTATGTCCAATTATAGTAAAGAATATTTTCAATTAATCTAGCTAACTACTATGTATTCAAAATGATCAAATGGTCCATTTCCCAAGTGTTTTTTCAGATACAGAATCAACCACTCCCTCCATGACTAATggtgtccttccatccatcctgtGGCGCTCCTCTTTATCCTCCTCCTGTGGTTTTCTGTAGACTAACCTTCACTTTAAGAGTTTCTCCAGTGCCACCTATTTAACAACTTTTTAGGAAATACCTGAATTGTGCTGGTCGGAGGTTCCCACTtgatcaaagaaggaaaaatcgtGTTGTGTCTTGAGACACAGTCGTGTGGGAAGTAGGTGAGTATATCTGAGTGTggaggtgagacaggagggaaagaaaaacatgtgtctcaaaaatcaaatcaaaagccAAAAATTAGGGAAATGCCAAGGATAATATGAGCAAATTGGGAAAAAGAATCTCATGTTCATAACTTAACTTCTAAATGGCAGTAAGTCTAATGTATTTCCACAGCTAATCAATTTTTTCTGGAATGTTACATGTGTGCCCCCAAATTATCACATTTTATCTATTATAAGAGTCCATCAGTAGTAAGACATGCCATCATTTTATCCATTACTAGGAAAAAAAAGCTTTCCCAATTAAACTATGATGTGCCATAAATTTTAAGAAGGATCCTGATTTAAGAAACgtttaaatgtaaaaaacaaacaaaagttaccTCTCATAATTAATAAGATTCAGTTTtcaaaagaggttttttttggttttgttttgattttttaaactgatatagagttgatttacaatattatgttagtttcaggtgtacaacattgcgattcagtatttttacagattatactccattaaatgCTATTATAAGGTAATGGTTGTAATTTCCTGAGCTTATACAATACATCCTTCTCGGCTACCTGTTTTATACAtactagtttgtacctcttaattttaCACCCCTCACtggccccttcccctgccctctctTATTTGGTGACGAGTAGTTGCCTTTATGTAGGCAGACAATAAAAAATTAGCTTTAGACTGGAGACGAAAGTAAATATACTTAAAACTTTCAGTATAGGCTCTACCCTTTAAATCATGCTATTTGTGCAGAATATAAAACAATTTATCTTCAATTTAAATACAAATCTGCTTAAAtcttactttgtttttttcaggAAGCGATGATGTTTGAATAACCAGATGAAGCCCACAGTTCACCtacaatgtaaaaattaaaccataAAATATGCTCttaacttacacacacacactctcacgctCTCCTCAAAATAGTACAGAAAAGGATACaaccaaaaaattacaaaaaaacagAACGCTCATTTTTTGGTAAATGATCATGCTCTGGGGATTTGCTTTAAACAATAAAATCACAAATATGAATTAAAAGGTGTCACTgtgatttattttccaaaatgtctGCAGCGATTTAACCCTCAGCTTAGCACTTCAGGCTTCTGACAACTGCCATTTCAGTTCTGAGTAAACATGTCAGTGAGACAGGTGAAAGAGATTGGGGTGTCtgttaataataaattattttcttaatttaaaaaaaaaaagaggaattggctgatgaaaagaatttaaatgaaCCTCAGCCGTTCACAGCAGAGCAGCTCCACCTTCTGGGAAGCCCGGACGCTGACCGAGGCTCCGAAGACCCGGCACACGCGCCAGGACCCTCCAAGTGCCCGGTCCAGCCCCCGCCTCCAGCCTCGGGCAGACAATAGCCGCGGAGCCCGGCGCCCCGGGCCCGGGAACACGGCCCATCACCTGGGGCGAGGCCGCCGGCGGAACGGACGCCggccaggggaggagggggaagcaggGGACCCAACCTACGTTGCTCGCAGCCCGACCAGAAACGGAGCGGTATTTCCCGGGAATCATGGCAGGAGACCGTCCGAGAAGCCCGGCTGCATCTGCCTCAGAAGCGCCGCTCCCGCGGAGGCTCAGAGACCGAACGGGGTCGTCTCCCGAGCAACCGCTCGGGGTTACCATGGAAACGACCACTTCCGGCTCGGTCCTCCGCGGAGtcgccggccggccggcgcgcCCGTTAGAGCCTCGGCTGTGCCTGGAGGGCCGGTACGTCAGCGCCTCCGCGGCCCGTGTTCCCGGCCCGAGAGCGCGGAGCGGGGGtgcggggaggagggtgggacgCGGGGAGGCCGCCGCCTCGGCGCCGCGACCGCCGCCACTTCCGGCCCGCCTCAGCGCCGCCGCGCGGAATTCGTATCCCGCTGCCGGGGCCGCCTGCTCGCGGGAGGACtgcgggaggggcgggggggcctCCGAAGGCCGGGCGCCCTCGGTGCGGTGCGGCCCGGGGTGGGGGCCGCGGGGTCGGGGACGGGGCGAGCGCGGTGCGCGGCGGCAGGTGCGGGACGGGGGCGCGCAGGTGTGCGGGGGGCGCGGCCCCGGCTCGTCCGCCCGCGAGGTCGCCGTCCCGCTTCGCCGCGGCCCGGGCCGTGCGGCTGCAGTGGGGCCGCCGCGCCGACCGGTCCGGGGGCAGTGACCGCTCCTTCCTCTGCTCCGACCACGCCGCTCCCGCCTGTTCGGACGTCTCTTCGGTGATCCTGAGGCGCGTGGCGGGGCCGTGCCCCCCTGCACCGGCTGTCGCCGCAGCACCTAAGCGGGGAGAGGAGTCAGGCCGCCCGGCCGCCCTCCTGCACCCTCCTCCCGGCCAGGCGGAGGGACCCCCAGGAGTCCACCGAGGGTCGTGGGAGGACCCCGGGTCCGTGGCTAGGCTCCTCCACTTGGTGTCGTCCTGGAAAAGGCCCCGCACCTCCAAGGTTTCTGTTCACTCAGTCACCTCCGAGAGCCTGTCTAGCCTTAGTGCTTTGGAATTAAGTTCCTTCTACCTGCTTCTCCCCAAAACACACACTCTTGTCCTTCAGACTGGAGTCGCCTGCATTCTCTGCTCCTGAGTTTTTAAGTGGAAATGGTTTAATTTGAGCAAGTCTCAAGGAATCGAGTGCTTGAAACTGTTTCTGCATAGCATATTACATAAACTTGAGGAATTAGCAATTATACGGTCAAAGTGGTGGGGGAACTGGGATGCGGAGCCGCTGGTGAAGATGGAGCTTGCTGGTGAACAGCCCCTTCCCACTCCTCCGCTTCTTATGGACTGGCTGCCTTTAAACGAAATCATCCCAGTGCTGCCCGGgccctcctctgcctgccttcccaGTGCCCCGAAGCACTGATTACACTGTCTCGGCATCTGGTCACTAAGGTCTTCTTCCCCGCTTCCCATCTTAAAAACACTTCTTAGCCTTCTGTGAGTCAAACTTCAGCCCTAACACCATGACGTAGATGAAATTGTGACTCTTAATAGGATCCAGAAGGTGTTCATTTTCAGAGATAGGAAGAGTTCACCAAGAAGTCAAGTTATCTGTTACTGATATTTTGGCTTTGAATGTACAGAGGTATTCATAGAATTTAAGAGTTAGAGCTGAAGGAATCCTAAGTTCTCATCTAGTCCAAACTCAGTTTATGCACAAGGAAGCCAATCTGGGTGGTTAATTTCTTCACGAGCCTGTAATCTTTGCTTTAGGTCTAATTGCCAGACAGAAACTCTGTGCGGTACCAGCCCGCTCCTTCCTTTGGGGCAGGTGCTTAAGACCCTTTACTAGCATCCTCCAATTATTAGGATGGAGAACAAAATTATTAACACAGTGTCTAAGTCCCTGAATGCTTTTTTGCCCTGCCTACCACACCAGTCCTATCCAAGTCCACAGCCCTGGTTGCTCACAGGTACCTGTCATGCTgatcttttcagttttttaacaTACTATGTTCTTTGCCACCAACAAGCCTCTTTGCAGTTGTTTCACGGGGTACCCTGGACTTATGCCTCTCCCATTCCCCGTCACCATCAAGTTAGTCCTTTTACTTTATAAAAATCAGCTCAAACATCCTTCCCTTTTGGCCCACTAATTAGATACTCTCATTTTTCATACACTTCACTAGCACGTATACTTCAGTTGCCCTCGTCACAGTGTTCATGAAATAATTGTGTCGTTAGCTTAATGTTTGTCCTCATGTTAGAACGTAGACTCTATGACAGCAGGGATCTTATCTGATTTGTTCATTCTTGTATTGCCAGTATCTAGGACAATATTTTGCAAATTTAAGGAATTAataagtatttgtggaatgatTGTGTGGCTATGAGAACAAATTTTTGTAGTGTTTTAGAATTTTCAGTACTCTGCCAGTTTCCCTTCTCAACAGGCTGTACACCCGTCAAGACATCTGCCCTTTCCTTCAACCATTTATCCAGCATCATTACCTAGCCAACCTGTACCCAAGCCCATATATATCCATCTGAATATTAAACATGTGCCTCCTACACCCTTACACCATTTTTCCCCTCATAATTCTACCATCTAATCAAGAACTGGGAGAAGAAAAGCCAGCATACTGAAAGAAAGATTTTATAATGCAACAAAGGCTAACTAGTGAGAAATCTAGAACAGATCCCAGCTCCATTTTCCAATTAGCAAGTATTTTCAGCCAACATTTCTGACAATCCAGATAACATTAATACACATGCTGAGTTACTAGGAAACTGTAGGTTTTAAGAATAGtactttaaaattatagaaagtttaaaaagtttAGAGTGTATAGCAATAAATTTTTAGCCAGAACTGGACTGAGAGCCCCAACAGCATCACTAGGAAAGTTTCCTTGTGCCACGTCTCCCTCCTTCCCACGATCGCTGTTTTTCTTTCCAATTCCAGGACCAACTGACTAAAAGGAAGTTCCCAGTCGTTCTACAGCATTTACTGAGGAGCTGTTGTAGACGCTGTTTGAGTGCTTGGGGCTATAAGTAGGTAAATACATCTTTGGGCCCTTGCAGAATGATTTGGGGCCACCTCCAAGGAAGAAAGGGGGTTCTCGGGGCACCATACACTGATATTCTGCTTCATATGACTGCGATCATTGTCACTCCTTAACTGTGAATTTTGCATACTTGCTTTTCTCATTCAACTTTTTTGTAAGCTTCAATTCAAATATAGCAAATATACAGGGAAGTGCACAAGTCTTAAATCATTAAATTATCAAAAACTGACCATAGAAAAGTCATTTGTTCAAATATTGCTTCTGTcccatcttctctctcttttcctttgggAATACAGTTAATATCACACATGCTTTTTTGTCTTATCCACTATATCTctcattgtcttttctatatttttcatccttttgtctttctttgcCTCATTcgaaatatctttctttttttttaaactttttttattgagttacagtcattttacaatgttgtgtcaaattccagtgtggagtttttcagttatacgtgaacatacatatatccattgtcacatttttttttttcgctgtgagctaccacaagatcttgtatatatttccctgtgctataccatataatcttgtttatctgttctacatatgcctgtcagtatctacaaattttgaactgccagtctgtcccttcccgccCCCCGCCCCTGTGGCaaccataaatattttcttttgattcatGTTCCGGTTGATTAATACATATCTGAAAATTCTGCTTCTTAAACTTTTAATATGAAGAAGTAATCATATATGTACACAAAAGATTTACGTTCAAATATTTCTAATAatggattattttaataaattatagtaTATCTGTACAATAGATTGTATGCAGCGATAAAAGTTATAGGTAGAATATTTAATAACATAGAAACATGATGTATTAAAGAggaaaacaagattataaaatatatgatcccaattttaaaaatacatagaaaaagataaaaaaataccaaaataagAAGTTGTTGGCTATGAATGATGAGATTACAgctaattttttgtttctttttgttctctgtatggtgcaaatttatataaattataaaatgtattattgttataaaaggaacaaaaatttttaaggcCTGAATAAATTACTAAAACTCCATTTTATCAGGCATAggtctgttttgtaaagaaataaGTACTTATTCTAGACTTTCATAATGCTTGGCTTAGAAGTAGATGTAGCTGTCAAAATTAGTCATAATTTTATAAGCACAAATAAAGATAAAGGCTTAAGTTTTTATTTAACTCCTCAATACTGTTACGTGTGATTATTCATGTTACAGAGAAACTCTTCACAAAAGTTTCTTCACAAAGTTTCAATAACTTGAGTATTAATAGTATGTGCTACAACAGCCAGAGATGCTCACTGAAGTGTTTTTCAGTGGTCTGAAGGCAGCTGCTGTTCCCAGGGCCAGGGGTACAATTGCAAAGcgctttttttcatttctctatccCTTATTTTTCCTTCCCACAGGAACCTCTTACATTTTTCAGTTGTCTTTCCTTAGCCTCTTCCACGTAGTTTCTAGGTACTCAGTCTTGCATTACCTTCTAAATACCCAGATTCTCCTCCTTCCTACCTCTCCCCCTACAAATCAAGATTTCCAGTTCACATGGTAATTTTTCTCAGGAAAGCATGAAAACATTCAAGCCAATTGTATTATCTTGTTAAAGCATTTCTCTGTAAGTTATAAAGGACTGATGCTTCGGTTCTGTGGAATAATGCTACTGTTCTGCTATGATATCATATTTAATACCATTGTAATAATTTAATACTAGTAGTAGTATCTCTTCCAGCTCTTGATTTAGGACAAATACCATGGGCTGTAAGCAAGTAGCATAATAGCTTATAGATTTCTGCGTGACCAGAACGCTAAACAATTTATGACTTAGAAAGGGTAGAGAACAGCATAGCAGAGTTATTAAGGAGCTTGGACTACGGAGCCAgcttgcctgggttcaaattccagccttCCTAATATGTGACCTTGAGAAGTATTATCTATATTCTTTGACTACTTGTGACTTTTAAGAGATAAAGTCATATAAAGTAGGCTTTACCTGTGATATACTTGTCCTCTGATGTATATTAGACTGAAAGTGAAAGTCAAGGTATGCAGACCCCAGTCCATGCTGTAATCTGCCAGTGACGTCACTTCGGTTCCTCCTCACTGTGAAAAAGGCCCCGTGCATAAAAGTACACGCATTTCTCCGCACAGGCCCCCTCAGCGGAGTGTGGGGATGTTTTGACTTATCAACTGATGGATCAATTGAATTGATGTTTTGTATATGAAAGACATACAAAAAGCGAAGTCTATCACAGGTAACCGTGTTTGTCCTCTCCCAGGTGTTCAGGCCGAAGTGAAAGTATTTGGAAAACGACCATGCAGTGCAGCTCGCAGGTCGACGGACTGTGCGGTCTAGGCCTTCTTTACTCCCCTGACGTTTCTCCAGCGACTCAGAAGCAGAGGAAGACGGGGCATCAGGAGTGAACGGACTGATAAAGAAGCAGAGCTTCATAAAGGTAACACACCCAAGTCGTCCAGCCAAGCAGCTCCATTCCTAGGtgtctacccaagagaaatgaaaacctgtgTCCACACAAAGGCTTTTACACACATGTTCATGAGTCAAAGCCTGAAAACAACCCAAACGCTCATCAGCAGGGAACTGGGTAAACAAATGTAGACTATCCAAACAAAGAAATTCTCTCGCAATAAAATGGGACACACATAGGCAACACCGTGGGTGAATTCTGAACACAAGCTGAGTGAAGAAACCCAGACTCAAAAAGGAGGACAGACTCagcatttccatttgtgtgaatTTCTAGAAAAGAGAAGGAACTAATCTGTGGTAACAGAACCAgaatcagtggttgcctggggctggggcgggaGGGACGCTGCCTACAAAGGGGGAAAAGGAATGTTTGGAGGTGACGCAAGTGTTTTATATCCTGATGTGATGCTGGCTCCATTGGCACATACGGTTGTGGTTGTATAATTTACACCTTTTTAAAGTTGATGGAAGAAAAAGGCAATTCATACTAATTGCCAAATGACTAACACAAACAATAAATTCTGTAGATTTTTAAGATAGGCTTCACGGAATAGGTAGAATTGGAATGGCCTTTTGAGGAGAAATAAGATATAaatatgctatttttttaaaaaaaaaaaaggaactgaagGCAAAGAAAAAGTCAACATGGGCATGACAGCAGAACAGGCGGAGAGCGGGTGGGTCAGAGGGGTGTCACAAGACTGAAGGCAGGGGCCCTTGCAGGAGAGTCTGAGGATGGAAGGGGAGAAAGCTAGAAGCAGAATGTTCCCAGAACAAGGAGATTGGTCTTTACCCTTGGGGCGCTGAATGGCCTTTTGAGATTTCTGAGTGGGAGAGTATGTTGGGCAAATGAATCCAGAGTACAGTGCAGGAGGTGTTGTCAAAGAGAATTTGCTAGGGTTAAAATGATAGGCTTTTGCAGTGAAGTAGAGTAGGGAAAGGTAAAGAAGGGAGTCAATGTTGAGAAAGAAGAATTGACTAGACACAATGACTAATTTAGACACTGGATTTGTGAATCAGGAAAGACTTGAACACAACGACTGAGTTTTCAAGCCTGGGTACCTAAAAACAGCAGTGCGACTAGTAGAAACCAGGAGGAGCCAGTGTGGGGAGAAAGATGCTGATTTCCGTTTCAGGAGTCAGTTGTCTGAGAAACCTACCCGGACTCTCCCCTTAACCTCTCTCTTCAGATGGGATGCAGTGTCACTGCATCTGCCGAAGCAAGCCCTGCCTAGCCCATCACAGCACTTACACCTTGTTGTGAAGACAGTTTACTAACCTCCCTTCACTGGACTCTGTAGAGCTTGAAAATAAGGCTGTCTTTCATTAGCATCCTCACGTGCTAAGCACTGTTCCAAAGGCCTGAGGGGTTTGCATGTGTGCTTGGCATGCTTGCGAGTCTCTGCTAAGTGAATCCTGCACGTTGACTGTGAGGGGACCGTGGAACCGGAGAGCAGATGCCTTTCTCGGGCAGTCGGAGTGGGGAGGCCCGGAGGTGTAGCCTGGGGAGGCGTTTGCATGGCGTGGTCGTTGAAGCCGTGCCGTAGATTCCCTAGAGGAGAGCTCACAGCCCTCCTGCGGCACTTGATGTCCTCATTACTGCCCTGGCAAAACTGCGCCAGAACAAGAAGCGGGAGAGGCCGAGAAACCTGCACAAGCCTGCGTTACCGCTTAATTGAATGAGCAGCTTACGAGGATTCGGGACTTGGCTCTTCAGATAATTGGCAAAACaaagtcaaaacaaacaaaccaagaaaACCCAACTCCATCTGGCTTCTGACGCTTGCCTCTTCCCTCTCTGTGccgagaaggagggagagggttcCAGGGAGGTGGCGGCAGCCTGGGTGCACCCGTTGGGCTGCTCCCTCATCCTGGCTGCAGCAGAAGCTTGACCGCAGGCCGCGCCGCTCGGCAGCCATGTGGCCGAGACATCCCCCGGGCCTCGGTCTTCTCGTCTGAGAAGGCGCGGCTCTAGCAGCCACGTCTACGCTTGTTGAGAGGATTCGGAACTCGGAGCGCGGGGCCTGGCACGAGGCAGGGGCCCCGTGACGCCCGGCGGGGGCGGGGACTGCGGGGTTGAGGGCGCGTGGTGGCGGCCACCTGGGCGTGCCGCGGACCGCCGAGTTCCCTTGCCTTCCTGTGCCGTTTCCTCGCCTGGAGCGCAGGGCTGTTCTTAGTGCCTGTATCATAGGCTTGTTGTGGAACTTCGCTGAGGGCCGTGGCCGACACCAGTGAGCGCGTGGGCGTGGGCGTGTCGCCGTCCCGCCGTCTGCAGCTCCGCGCAGTCGCTTCCCTGGCCTCTCTGGTCAGGGGGAATGTTGAGGTTTTCCGCTCGGCTCACACCGTGACACCAGATGGCGCTGCTGAGCGTAGGCGCCAGACCGGAATCCCGGGGCTGAATGCCACCAGCTGGGATGGGCTGGTCTCCCTTTCTGTTtcgtagatgaagaaactgaagctcagagaagttacctGATGTAATTCCTGCCCGGAGTTGTCTCGGCACCCAGTCTCCCCTCTTCTGGCAAACCCAACCCCACTTTTATCAGAAATGATTGAATAGTGAAACTGGGTGAAATCCTACTTTTTCCCTGAAATACTTTGATCAAGCCCAAATGGGTCTGTAGTTCCACCGGGGTGCGGCCACGCTGCTGTCCCTCGCTGACAGCTCTGCCTGGACTGTCTGTGGACGCCGCTGGTGGGATGAGTGCTGACAGGGGTCTGTCGTGTCTTTAGCGCTCTGGAGGCTTCGGGCCCTTCTCAGTGCCTGTCCCGGAAGCGGAGTGCCCCTGACGCAGCCTCACTCCCTCACGTGTCTGCCGGTCCTTCTCTTTGTCTGGCTTCCATGAGGAGGTTAGAGCCAGAAAGGACTTTGTGAAAATGGTCCAGTCAGAATCCTTCGTTTTGTCCATGAGAAAACTAAATGAGGCGATTTGTCCACGGTCATACAACTGACTggttagtggcagagctgaggttAGAGTCTTCCCTAACTCACCATCCCAAAAAAAGTTCAAACTGCTGCAAGAGACTGTCCGACTTCTTCCACCTGTCCTTTAAATGTTGCCTACTCTTTCCTCCAGGTCACAGACGCCAGTTTACTATTAATTTGGATTGTATTCGTCTGGGAGCCCGGCCACCATTCATAGCCTTCCTTTTCCTGATTCCAGTTCAAATACTAACCTGCCCTGTCATTTCTGCTTGTACCCATCCACCCTTTGCAGCTCCTGGATCTTAATCCCTGCCCTTGAAGAGAAACAGCAGGTCCTCTTTCCCACCTGAACCTGCAGAGACGGGTCTTCAGCTATGCCAAGGAGGCTGTCCCTGCCTCGCGAGCTTCAGAGG
Encoded proteins:
- the THAP10 gene encoding THAP domain-containing protein 10, which gives rise to METTTSGSVLRGVAGRPARPLEPRLCLEGRYVSASAARVPGPRARSGGAGRRVGRGEAAASAPRPPPLPARLSAAARNSYPAAGAACSREDCGRGGGASEGRAPSVRSPSRFAAARAVRLQWGRRADRSGGSDRSFLCSDHAAPACSDVSSVILRRVAGPCPPAPAVAAAPKRGEESGRPAALLHPPPGQAEGPPGVHRGSWEDPGSVARLLHLVSSWKRPRTSKDQLTKRKFPVVLQHLLRSCCRRCLSAWGYKCSGRSESIWKTTMQCSSQVDGLCGLGLLYSPDVSPATQKQRKTGHQE